In Vitis riparia cultivar Riparia Gloire de Montpellier isolate 1030 chromosome 19, EGFV_Vit.rip_1.0, whole genome shotgun sequence, the following proteins share a genomic window:
- the LOC117908628 gene encoding ankyrin repeat-containing protein ITN1-like yields the protein MENQVGSYESTQMCYWTRLFKACQKANAIFWEPVGWLVPPPIKHIQETKTMHTLTLQLLNHLCTKVKDLKVSRAKEIFSQSFINGAKYGIPEILEEIIKSYPFALEYLDEAVFKLAVLNRNEKIFNLICETGMHRQLIIRTRDDSNNILHLAGKLAPPHRLSLVSGAALQMQRELHWFKEIEKYAPRAFSESENNDEDKPKMVFIKEHKKLIKEGEKWMKGTAKFYTLAAALIATVVFAAAITIPGGNHDDTGIPNFSKEKAFKVFAASDALSLFLSIASVLICLSILTARYAEDDFLFALPRRLIFGLVTLFLSVTFMMIAYSSAIYLLFGEKKAWILITLAALACLPVTLYGILQFPLLVELIYSTYGPGIFGKHSNRLIR from the exons CTTGCCAAAAGGCGAATGCAATATTCTGGGAACCGGTTGGATGGTTAG TGCCACCACCCATCAAGcacatccaagaaacaaaaacaatgcATACTCTGACTCTTCAATTGCTTAACCACCTATGTACTAAAGTTAAAGATTTGAAAGTATCAAGAGCAAAGGAAATATTTAGCCAATCATTCATTAATGGGGCAAAATATGGGATTCCCGAGATTCTGGAAGAGATTATAAAGTCATATCCTTTTGCACTCGAGTATCTGGATGAGGCTGTATTCAAATTGGCAGTATTAAATCGTAATGAAAAGATTTTCAACCTCATCTGTGAAACCGGTATGCATAGACAACTTATAATACGAACCAGAGATGATTCAAATAACATCTTGCATTTGGCTGGAAAATTGGCCCCTCCGCACCGGCTCAGTCTCGTTTCTGGTGCAGCTCTACAAATGCAACGCGAGTTACATTGGTTTAag gaaattgaaaaatatgcaCCGAGAGCCTTCAGTGAATCTGAGAACAATGACGAAGATAAACCGAAAATGGTATTTATAAAGGAACATAAAAAGTTGATAAAAGAAGGGGAGAAATGGATGAAAGGCACAGCAAAATTTTACACTTTGGCAGCAGCGCTTATTGCTACTGTAGTGTTTGCAGCAGCAATTACCATCCCGGGTGGCAACCATGATGATACTGGCATACCAAATTTCTCCAAAGAAAAGGCCTTCAAAGTTTTTGCAGCTTCGGATGCTCTTTCCCTCTTCCTATCCATTGCTTCGGTGCTGATATGCCTATCCATTCTCACGGCACGATATGCAGaagatgattttctttttgCCCTTCCCAGGAGGTTGATATTTGGCCTTGTTACTCTATTCCTCTCCGTAACATTCATGATGATAGCCTACAGTAGCGCAATCTATCTTCTCTTTGGTGAAAAGAAGGCATGGATTCTTATTACCTTGGCTGCATTAGCCTGTTTGCCAGTGACCTTGTACGGCATTTTGCAGTTTCCCCTCCTTGTGGAATTGATTTATTCCACATACGGCCCAGGCATTTTTGGCAAACATAGTAATCGTCTGATCCGATAG